The sequence below is a genomic window from bacterium.
GGCAAAAACACCTAATATGGATTTCCTCGCGAGGCAGGGACAGGTGGGATTAGTAAAAACCATTCCTGATAAAGTGCCGCCTGGAAGTGATGTCGCGAATTTAAATGTTTTGGGATATGAGCCGGCAAAATACTATACAGGCCGCGGGCCGCTGGAAGCCGCCAGCATGGGAATAAAATTAAAAAATAATGAGACCGCGTGGAGATGTAATCTTGTAAATATTGAGAACGGGACGATGAATGATTTTACTGCGGGGCATATCACTAACCAGGAGGCTAAAAAGTTAATAACTTTTATTAATAAAAATTTATCAAGTGATAAAATAAAATTTTACAACGGTGTCAGTTACCGTCATTTAATGGTAAGCAGTGATGTTCCCGATGGCATAAATTGTGTTCCTCCTCATGATATTACAGGGCAGCCTATAGAATTTTATCTTCCAAAAGGAAACGGTTCTGACCAAATTAAAAAGCTGATGTTTGCTTCAAGGGAATTTCTTCATAAACATAAAGTGAATATTGAAAGAAAAAAAACCGCTAAATTAGAGGCAAACATGATCTGGTTATGGGGGCAGGGCAAAAGTATTTCTTTCCCAAGCCTGAAAGACAGATTCGGTTTGACCGGAGGGGTGATAACGGCGGTTGATTTAATCAAGGGAATCGGCAAATTAATCGGGTTAAAGCCGTTAAAGGTTCCCGGTGTCACGGGTTTTATAGATACCGCCTATGAAGCTAAGGCTGATTTTGCCATAAAAGTTTTAAGAAGGAATAATTTTGTGTTTGTACATGTCGAATCGCCTGACGAGGCGGGTCATATGGGCGATCTTAATTTAAAAATGAAAGCGATAGAGGATTTTGACCAGAAGCTGGTGGGGACCATATTAAATAAAATCGGCGGGTTGGGAAAAGTCAGAATATTATTGCTCCCGGATCATTATACTCCTATCTCATTAAAAAC
It includes:
- a CDS encoding cofactor-independent phosphoglycerate mutase, with translation MKNQKSKAKSQNLDNEVKYIIIVGDGMADYPQAKLGNKTLLEAAKTPNMDFLARQGQVGLVKTIPDKVPPGSDVANLNVLGYEPAKYYTGRGPLEAASMGIKLKNNETAWRCNLVNIENGTMNDFTAGHITNQEAKKLITFINKNLSSDKIKFYNGVSYRHLMVSSDVPDGINCVPPHDITGQPIEFYLPKGNGSDQIKKLMFASREFLHKHKVNIERKKTAKLEANMIWLWGQGKSISFPSLKDRFGLTGGVITAVDLIKGIGKLIGLKPLKVPGVTGFIDTAYEAKADFAIKVLRRNNFVFVHVESPDEAGHMGDLNLKMKAIEDFDQKLVGTILNKIGGLGKVRILLLPDHYTPISLKTHSSEPVPFVIYGHGIEPDEFEVFSEREAKKSDFIVKDGWKLIEILVGAGHTSPLH